The Populus alba chromosome 13, ASM523922v2, whole genome shotgun sequence genome contains the following window.
ATGCAGTTTTTCCAGACATTCGTGTCCTCCATGTCCTTCAGAACTTTCCACACACAATTGTTGCACttaaaacctgccccaaggctgATCATTAGTATTCTATCACCCTTCTTGAGCCTTTTCTTAGCCTCCATGTAACCTAAAACATACCACAGGCCGCCGGATGATGTATTTCCAAACCGATAAAGTGTCATTCTAGCTGGTTCAAGATCATAATCATTGAGTGCTAAACTCTGACCAGCCTCATCGATAATTGCCCGCCCACCAGGGTGCACACAAAAGTGGTCGATTCCAGACTTGATATCCAAACCAGGTCCTCCATCCTTAGGAGTTGGCcgcttcattattttatttcgaTAATAGCTTATTTGATAGCGGAGCACCTCTGACAGTGGTAAGACTTTAGGAAGAAGAACTCGGAGATTCATGGTTAAAGCTTTAGCACCAGCTTTAGGTAGATCTTTGTTGAGCCGAAAGCCATTGATTCCAAGGTCATCTTCTGCTTGGAAGCAGCTGTTATATGCTTCATCATTAGAGCCGATATGTGTGCGTACAGAACAAGTCAATTCCATGAGGGCTTTATTCTTCCAATCTCTGTTATTTGTTAAGAGAATGGAGCAGCCCCCAGTACGAAATAGAATGTTGGAGAGCATCATGGACTTGTCTTTTCCAGGATACCAATGTGAACTCATGGATTCTGTGCTCATAACGATTGCAAATGAATTCTTGTGTGTCTTGAACAGTTGCTTGACTAAATC
Protein-coding sequences here:
- the LOC118043638 gene encoding 3-ketoacyl-CoA synthase 19, giving the protein MELFLAMLPLLLYYIIFNLYKLGYQKKDQCCYMLSYECHKAAEDQKLDPRSSARIISRNKNLGIEEYKFLLKTTVSSGIGEETYIPKNIVEGREESATLMDEISEMDDILFDTVDKLFAKTGVSPSEINIIVSTVSLFSPAPSLTARVINRYKMREDIKAFNLSGMGCSASAVAIDLVKQLFKTHKNSFAIVMSTESMSSHWYPGKDKSMMLSNILFRTGGCSILLTNNRDWKNKALMELTCSVRTHIGSNDEAYNSCFQAEDDLGINGFRLNKDLPKAGAKALTMNLRVLLPKVLPLSEVLRYQISYYRNKIMKRPTPKDGGPGLDIKSGIDHFCVHPGGRAIIDEAGQSLALNDYDLEPARMTLYRFGNTSSGGLWYVLGYMEAKKRLKKGDRILMISLGAGFKCNNCVWKVLKDMEDTNVWKNCIDQYPPKTLANSFSKILASISDESVNFTSLEDYLP